The Paenibacillus sp. FSL W8-0426 region GAAAATCCGGTGATAAGCCGTGCTTCCGATGCAGCTTTCTTGCAGAAAGCTTTTAGCGCACGCTTCGCTTCTTCAGATCGGTTCTGCCTCTCCGTTAACGTGTGGATATTTTTTTGCGGTTTTCTCTGGAGTACCAAGATACGGGAGGGTTGGCCATGTCACATAACTATGACGTTATTATCGTGGGAGCAGGCTCGATGGGCATGAGCGCGGGTTATTATCTTTCACGGAGCGGGCTCAAAACATTGCTGATCGATGCGTTCGATCCCCCGCATGGCGAAGGCAGCCATCACGGTGAACCCCGTCTCATTCGCCACGTCTATAGCGGCGGACCCGATTATATCGCGATGGCGCTGCTTGCTCAGCAGCTCTGGGAAGAGCTTGAGGATGCCTCGGGCAGCAAATTGCTCGTTCCTTCCGGCGTGCTTAACATCGTGGATCCGGGCGTTTACTCCTTCCGCGACCGCTTGGCCCATGCGGATGAGGCAGGTGTGCGTTACGAACTGCTGCGAGCAAGCGAGATCATGAAACGCTGGCCCGGCATCGACGTGCCGGAGCATTACGAAGCGATGTATGAACCTGACGCGGGTTATCTGTTCAGCGAACGCTGCGTTCAGGTGTATCGACAACGGGCCGAAGCGCATGGAGCCACCCTGTTGACGAACACGCTCGTCCAGCAGGTCGAATGCGGCCCGCAGACCGTGAGCGTCAAAACATCGGATGGCTCGACCTACTCCGCGAATCGGCTCATATTGAGTACAGGCGCGTGGTTCCGGACTTTGGAACCGTTCGTGAACCTGCCCATTCGGGCCGTGCGCAAAACGGTGGGATGGTTCGAAGCATCAGAGGAACTGTTTGCGGAGGAGCACTTCCCCGGTTTCACCCTGGCCGGACCGGAGGGCGGGTACTACGGGTTTCCAAGCATCGGCGGGGCGGGGTTAAAGATCGGCCGCCACGATACGGGCCAACCGTGGACGCCAGGCTCTCCCCCGACTCCCTTCGGCAGCGAAGAAACCGACGAAGGCGACCTGCGCAGGCTGCTTGAACGCCGGATGCCTCGCGCTGCGGGGAGATTGAAGCGTGGAGCGGTATGCAAATACGAATTCACGCCTGACGAGCATTTTATCATCGATCGGCATCCTGCCCATGATCATGTATGGATTGCCGGCGGATTTTCGGGCCATGGCTTCAAGTTCGCCAGCGCGGTGGGCAGTATTCTGTCCGATCTTGTGCAGACCGGGGTCACGGATCAGGACATCTCAAGGTTTGTCCTTTCCCGTTTTGCGGAAGCGAACATCTCCGGCACTTCCCCATAGAAAAGGGGCCTTCTGAGAAGGCCCCTTGGACGATATTCTGCTTTTTTCTGCGCATGCATGCCTCAAAATTTTTCCAAGACGATTTTCCCCACGGTCCGGCCCGTCTCCAGCATCGCGTGTGCCTTGCGCAGGTTCGCAGCGTTGATTGGCGACAATGTTTCGTTCG contains the following coding sequences:
- the solA gene encoding N-methyl-L-tryptophan oxidase translates to MSHNYDVIIVGAGSMGMSAGYYLSRSGLKTLLIDAFDPPHGEGSHHGEPRLIRHVYSGGPDYIAMALLAQQLWEELEDASGSKLLVPSGVLNIVDPGVYSFRDRLAHADEAGVRYELLRASEIMKRWPGIDVPEHYEAMYEPDAGYLFSERCVQVYRQRAEAHGATLLTNTLVQQVECGPQTVSVKTSDGSTYSANRLILSTGAWFRTLEPFVNLPIRAVRKTVGWFEASEELFAEEHFPGFTLAGPEGGYYGFPSIGGAGLKIGRHDTGQPWTPGSPPTPFGSEETDEGDLRRLLERRMPRAAGRLKRGAVCKYEFTPDEHFIIDRHPAHDHVWIAGGFSGHGFKFASAVGSILSDLVQTGVTDQDISRFVLSRFAEANISGTSP